One stretch of Eretmochelys imbricata isolate rEreImb1 chromosome 1, rEreImb1.hap1, whole genome shotgun sequence DNA includes these proteins:
- the EIF3L gene encoding eukaryotic translation initiation factor 3 subunit L isoform X1, with the protein MAYPAEDYDTEDTYTYQGDYDMHTGDPKQDLAYERQYEQQTYQVIPEVIKNFIQYFHKTVSDLIDQKVYELQASRVSSDVIDQKVYEIQDIYENSWTKLTERFFKNTPWPEAEAIAPQVGNDAVFLILYKELYYRHIYAKVSGGPSLEQRFESYYNYCNLFNYILNADGPAPLELPNQWLWDIIDEFIYQFQSFSQYRCKTAKKSEEEIDFLRSNPKIWNVHSVLNVLHSLVDKSNINRQLEVYTSGGDPESVAGEYGRHSLYKMLGYFSLVGLLRLHSLLGDYYQAIKVLENIELNKKSMYSRVPECQVTTYYYVGFAYLMMRRYQDAIRVFANILLYIQRTKSMFQRTTYKYEMINKQNEQMHALLAIALTMYPMRIDESIHLQLREKYGDKMLRMQKGDPQVYEELFSYACPKFLSPVVPNYDNVHPNYHKEPFLQQLKVFADEVQQQAQLSTIRSFLKLYTTMPVAKLAGFLDLTEQEFRIQLLVFKHKMKNLVWTSGISALDGEFQSASEVDFYIDKDMIHIADTKVARRYGDFFIRQIHKFEELNRTLKKMGQRP; encoded by the exons GAGACCCCAAACAGGATCTAGCCTATGAACGCCAATATGAGCAACAGACCTACCAGGTGATCCCTGAAGTGATCAAAAACTTCATCCAGTATTTTCATAAAACTGTTTCGGATCTGATTGACCAGAAGGTGTATGAGCTTCAGGCTAGCCGTGTCTCCAGTGATGTCATTGACCAGAAGGTGTATGAGATCCAAGATATCTATGAAAACAG CTGGACCAAACTGACTGAAAGGTTCTTTAAGAACACTCCCTGGCCAGAGGCCGAGGCAATTGCACCACAGGTTGGAAACG ATGCTGTCTTCCTGATTCTGTACAAGGAGCTCTACTACAGACACATCTACGCCAAAGTCAGT GGTGGCCCCTCTCTGGAGCAGAGGTTTGAATCTTATTACAACTACTGCAATCTCTTCAACTACATTCTGA ATGCTGATGGCCCTGCTCCTCTGGAACTACCCAACCAGTGGCTGTGGGATATCATTGATGAATTCATCTACCAG TTCCAGTCATTCAGCCAGTACCGCTGCAAAACAGCCAAGAAGTCTGAAGAAGAAATTGATTTCCTTCGGTCAAACCCCAAGATCTGGAATGTCCACAGTGTCCTCAATGTGCTGCACTCCCTGGTGGACAAGTCCAACATCAACCGACAGCTAGAGGTCTACACCAGTGGAG GTGATCCTGAGAGCGTGGCTGGAGAGTACGGTCGTCACTCCCTCTATAAGATGTTGGGCTACTTCAGTCTTGTGGGGCTACTGCGCCTACATTCACTGCTGGGGGATTACTACCAAGCCATCAAGGTTCTGGAGAACATTGAGCTCAACAAGAAG AGCATGTATTCCCGGGTGCCAGAGTGCCAGGTCACCACCTATTACTACGTGGGCTTTGCATACCTTATGATGCGGCGTTACCAGGATGCCATCCGTGTCTTTGCCAACATTCTCCTTTATATCCAGAGGACAAAGAGCATGTTCCAGAGGACTACCTACAAGTATGAAATG ATTAACAAGCAGAATGAGCAGATGCATGCCCTTCTGGCCATTGCTCTCACCATGTACCCCATGCGAATAGATGAGAGCATCCACCTGCAGCTGAGGGAAAAGTATGGGGACAAGATGCTGCGCATGCAGAAGGGTGACCCACAGGTGTATGAGGAGCTCTTCAGCTATGCCTGCCCCAAATTCCTCTCCCCTGTGGTCCCCAACTATGACAATGTGCATCCCAACTACCACAAGGAGCCCTTCCTGCAGCAGCTGAAGGTATTTGCAGATGAGGTGCAGCAGCAGGCCCAGCTGTCCACCATCCGCAGCTTCCTGAAGCTCTACACCACTATGCCTGTGGCCAAGCTGGCTGGCTTCTTGGACCTCACGGAGCAGGAGTTTCGCATCCAGCTGCTGGTCTTCAAACACAAGATGAAGAACCTGGTCTGGACCAGCGGCATCTCAGCCCTGGATGGGGAGTTCCAGTCAGCCTCCGAGGTTGACTTCTACATTGACAAG GACATGATCCATATTGCAGACACAAAGGTTGCTCGGCGCTATGGGGACTTCTTCATCCGCCAGATCCACAAATTTGAGGAG CTGAATCGAACTCTGAAGAAGATGGGCCAGAGACCCTGA
- the EIF3L gene encoding eukaryotic translation initiation factor 3 subunit L isoform X2: MSFRLAVSPVMSLTRRCMRSKISMKTDAVFLILYKELYYRHIYAKVSGGPSLEQRFESYYNYCNLFNYILNADGPAPLELPNQWLWDIIDEFIYQFQSFSQYRCKTAKKSEEEIDFLRSNPKIWNVHSVLNVLHSLVDKSNINRQLEVYTSGGDPESVAGEYGRHSLYKMLGYFSLVGLLRLHSLLGDYYQAIKVLENIELNKKSMYSRVPECQVTTYYYVGFAYLMMRRYQDAIRVFANILLYIQRTKSMFQRTTYKYEMINKQNEQMHALLAIALTMYPMRIDESIHLQLREKYGDKMLRMQKGDPQVYEELFSYACPKFLSPVVPNYDNVHPNYHKEPFLQQLKVFADEVQQQAQLSTIRSFLKLYTTMPVAKLAGFLDLTEQEFRIQLLVFKHKMKNLVWTSGISALDGEFQSASEVDFYIDKDMIHIADTKVARRYGDFFIRQIHKFEELNRTLKKMGQRP, from the exons ATGAGCTTCAGGCTAGCCGTGTCTCCAGTGATGTCATTGACCAGAAGGTGTATGAGATCCAAGATATCTATGAAAACAG ATGCTGTCTTCCTGATTCTGTACAAGGAGCTCTACTACAGACACATCTACGCCAAAGTCAGT GGTGGCCCCTCTCTGGAGCAGAGGTTTGAATCTTATTACAACTACTGCAATCTCTTCAACTACATTCTGA ATGCTGATGGCCCTGCTCCTCTGGAACTACCCAACCAGTGGCTGTGGGATATCATTGATGAATTCATCTACCAG TTCCAGTCATTCAGCCAGTACCGCTGCAAAACAGCCAAGAAGTCTGAAGAAGAAATTGATTTCCTTCGGTCAAACCCCAAGATCTGGAATGTCCACAGTGTCCTCAATGTGCTGCACTCCCTGGTGGACAAGTCCAACATCAACCGACAGCTAGAGGTCTACACCAGTGGAG GTGATCCTGAGAGCGTGGCTGGAGAGTACGGTCGTCACTCCCTCTATAAGATGTTGGGCTACTTCAGTCTTGTGGGGCTACTGCGCCTACATTCACTGCTGGGGGATTACTACCAAGCCATCAAGGTTCTGGAGAACATTGAGCTCAACAAGAAG AGCATGTATTCCCGGGTGCCAGAGTGCCAGGTCACCACCTATTACTACGTGGGCTTTGCATACCTTATGATGCGGCGTTACCAGGATGCCATCCGTGTCTTTGCCAACATTCTCCTTTATATCCAGAGGACAAAGAGCATGTTCCAGAGGACTACCTACAAGTATGAAATG ATTAACAAGCAGAATGAGCAGATGCATGCCCTTCTGGCCATTGCTCTCACCATGTACCCCATGCGAATAGATGAGAGCATCCACCTGCAGCTGAGGGAAAAGTATGGGGACAAGATGCTGCGCATGCAGAAGGGTGACCCACAGGTGTATGAGGAGCTCTTCAGCTATGCCTGCCCCAAATTCCTCTCCCCTGTGGTCCCCAACTATGACAATGTGCATCCCAACTACCACAAGGAGCCCTTCCTGCAGCAGCTGAAGGTATTTGCAGATGAGGTGCAGCAGCAGGCCCAGCTGTCCACCATCCGCAGCTTCCTGAAGCTCTACACCACTATGCCTGTGGCCAAGCTGGCTGGCTTCTTGGACCTCACGGAGCAGGAGTTTCGCATCCAGCTGCTGGTCTTCAAACACAAGATGAAGAACCTGGTCTGGACCAGCGGCATCTCAGCCCTGGATGGGGAGTTCCAGTCAGCCTCCGAGGTTGACTTCTACATTGACAAG GACATGATCCATATTGCAGACACAAAGGTTGCTCGGCGCTATGGGGACTTCTTCATCCGCCAGATCCACAAATTTGAGGAG CTGAATCGAACTCTGAAGAAGATGGGCCAGAGACCCTGA